From Verrucomicrobiia bacterium, a single genomic window includes:
- a CDS encoding sigma-70 family RNA polymerase sigma factor, whose protein sequence is MPARSDPDAALMLRVQRGDRDAFTELVRKYEQPIYNFILRTLRDETEAEDLAQATFVQVWKSARRYQASAKFSTWIYTIARNLCLNEIRRRARHPAESLDGSAHTGAEDIAPQIEDRAAPQPPGALLHGELEAKLAEALGDLPENQRTAILLCQRDELSYEEIARVLGCSLAATKSLIFRGRETLKQRLKAYLKTGEWTS, encoded by the coding sequence ATGCCCGCCCGTTCCGATCCTGATGCCGCGCTGATGCTCCGCGTTCAACGCGGCGACCGCGACGCATTCACGGAACTCGTGCGCAAATACGAGCAGCCCATCTATAACTTCATCCTGCGCACCCTGCGGGACGAAACCGAGGCCGAGGATCTGGCGCAGGCCACGTTTGTGCAGGTCTGGAAATCCGCCCGGCGGTATCAGGCCAGCGCCAAATTCTCCACGTGGATTTACACCATCGCCCGCAACCTCTGCCTGAATGAAATCCGCCGCCGCGCGCGGCACCCGGCCGAATCGCTCGACGGTTCGGCCCACACCGGCGCCGAGGACATCGCGCCGCAAATTGAGGACCGGGCGGCGCCCCAGCCGCCCGGGGCCTTGCTGCATGGCGAACTCGAGGCGAAACTCGCCGAGGCCCTCGGGGATTTGCCCGAGAACCAGCGCACAGCCATCCTGCTGTGTCAGCGGGATGAGTTGAGCTACGAGGAGATTGCCCGCGTGCTGGGCTGCTCGCTGGCGGCCACGAAATCACTGATTTTCCGCGGCCGCGAAACGTTGAAGCAGCGGTTGAAGGCCTACTTGAAAACCGGAGAATGGACATCATGA
- the glnD gene encoding [protein-PII] uridylyltransferase, which produces MQTLLQKIETSAATRLVLPAGRQPSQELARYKAFLKVETHRLKMLHRAGAGGREVCAARAHILDVLLRHFWDTAKQSLSPQAQKEFPKIALIALGGYGRGELNPHSDIDFMFLHNGQVVGAGKPHPYLARMLDGILYPLWDLGFKIGHSVRSLEECVKVANSDMQSKTSVIESRLIAGDQGLFEKFQQTIVAKCVKGHADEYIAARMEDQSARRTKFGNSAFMLEPNVKNGCGGLRDYQNLLWMAFFKHGTRSLADLQAREFISATERKQLEAAYDFLLRVRTEMHYEVPRLTDVLTKNLQPAIAHGLGYHERSASRRIERFMRDFYTHTRNVFLITRTLEQRMAILPPQLSRFSLRKLLPRQKPVAVEPVDGFKFINGEIHAASPRVFRDSPRRLMRVFLHAQQRGLQLHPDLVQLIRNQLPLVDRAFLADAHVHESFLAILNQRGDVARVLRAMHETGLLGKYIPEFGKLTCLVQHEFYHQYAADEHTLMCLEQLDRVWEGKTAPYAEYTSLLQELEHPYLLYLALLLHDVGKAGGHGKHAEVGGKLAQRVARRLHLEEGAIDTLQNVIAHHLLMAITSQRRDLDDPDVVATFARQLQTPENLKLLTLLTFVDSVATSDKLWNGFKDSLLWILHRKAMKLLTGGTEFLRAEEKQRESLMREVCQELPASLEADEAEAHFAAMPPRYFLVHNNADQIVEDIELVHRFMQQQVGEDGHALAPATRWQHQRDRGYSDVRICTWDRAGLFSHIAGALSATGLNILRAQVFTRKDGIVLDVFSVTDGRTGSLADPEQTEEFDDLLGRVLTTADFDLTALIAKQRRARTLYQDYSGEPIVTQITLDNEASAERSLIDIETEDTIGLLHGISQAMAELKLNISSARISTEKGAAIDSFYVREADGKKIAAGERWEAIERNLRRAIEKLERR; this is translated from the coding sequence ATGCAGACCTTGCTCCAGAAAATCGAGACCAGCGCCGCCACCCGGCTGGTCCTGCCCGCCGGACGCCAGCCGTCCCAGGAACTCGCGCGTTACAAGGCCTTCCTCAAGGTCGAAACGCACCGCCTCAAGATGCTGCACCGCGCCGGCGCCGGCGGCCGCGAAGTCTGCGCCGCACGTGCCCACATCCTTGACGTGCTGTTGCGGCATTTCTGGGACACGGCCAAGCAGAGCCTGTCCCCGCAGGCGCAGAAGGAGTTTCCCAAAATCGCGCTGATCGCCCTGGGCGGCTACGGCCGCGGCGAGTTGAATCCGCACAGCGACATTGATTTCATGTTCCTGCACAACGGCCAGGTGGTCGGCGCGGGCAAGCCGCATCCCTATCTGGCCCGCATGCTGGACGGCATCCTGTATCCGCTGTGGGATCTGGGCTTCAAGATCGGGCATTCGGTCCGTTCGCTGGAGGAATGCGTCAAGGTGGCCAACAGCGACATGCAGTCGAAAACCTCCGTGATCGAGTCCCGGCTGATCGCCGGTGACCAGGGGTTGTTCGAGAAATTTCAGCAGACCATCGTGGCCAAATGCGTCAAGGGCCACGCCGATGAATACATCGCCGCCCGCATGGAGGATCAATCCGCCCGGCGGACCAAGTTTGGCAATTCGGCGTTCATGCTGGAGCCGAACGTGAAGAACGGCTGCGGCGGCCTGCGGGATTACCAGAACCTGCTGTGGATGGCCTTCTTCAAGCACGGCACCCGCTCGCTCGCGGACCTGCAGGCGCGGGAATTCATCAGCGCCACGGAACGCAAACAACTCGAGGCTGCCTACGATTTTCTGCTCCGCGTGCGCACGGAGATGCACTACGAGGTGCCACGCCTCACGGATGTGCTGACGAAGAACCTGCAGCCGGCCATCGCGCACGGGCTGGGCTACCACGAACGCTCGGCCAGCCGCCGCATCGAGCGTTTCATGCGCGATTTCTACACGCACACCCGCAACGTGTTTTTGATCACGCGCACGCTGGAACAACGCATGGCCATCCTGCCGCCCCAATTGTCCCGGTTCTCCCTGCGCAAGCTCCTGCCGCGGCAGAAGCCCGTTGCCGTCGAACCAGTGGACGGTTTCAAGTTCATCAACGGCGAGATTCACGCCGCCTCGCCGCGGGTGTTCCGCGATTCCCCCCGGCGCCTGATGCGCGTGTTTCTGCACGCCCAACAACGCGGCCTCCAGTTGCATCCCGACCTCGTGCAGTTGATCCGGAATCAACTGCCGCTCGTGGACCGGGCGTTCCTCGCCGATGCCCATGTGCATGAGAGTTTCCTCGCCATCCTCAACCAGCGTGGCGACGTCGCGCGCGTGCTGCGGGCCATGCATGAGACGGGCTTGCTCGGCAAATACATTCCCGAATTTGGCAAGCTCACCTGCCTCGTGCAGCACGAGTTCTATCACCAATACGCCGCCGACGAACACACCCTGATGTGCCTTGAACAGCTTGACCGGGTGTGGGAGGGCAAGACCGCCCCCTACGCGGAATACACCAGCCTGTTGCAGGAACTCGAACATCCCTACCTGCTCTACCTCGCCCTGCTGCTGCACGACGTCGGCAAGGCGGGCGGCCATGGCAAACACGCCGAAGTCGGCGGCAAACTCGCCCAGCGCGTGGCCCGCCGGCTACACCTGGAGGAGGGCGCCATTGACACGTTGCAGAACGTGATCGCCCATCACCTGCTCATGGCCATCACCTCGCAACGCCGCGACCTGGACGATCCGGACGTGGTGGCGACCTTCGCCCGCCAGTTGCAAACGCCTGAAAACCTGAAGCTCCTCACCCTGCTGACCTTCGTGGATTCGGTGGCGACGAGCGACAAATTGTGGAACGGCTTCAAGGATTCGCTCCTGTGGATTCTGCACCGCAAGGCGATGAAGCTGTTGACGGGCGGCACGGAATTCCTCCGCGCCGAGGAAAAGCAGCGCGAGTCCCTCATGCGCGAAGTCTGCCAGGAACTCCCGGCGAGCCTCGAAGCGGACGAGGCGGAGGCCCATTTTGCCGCCATGCCGCCCCGCTATTTCCTCGTGCACAACAACGCGGACCAGATTGTCGAGGACATCGAACTCGTCCACCGCTTCATGCAGCAGCAGGTGGGTGAAGACGGGCACGCGCTGGCGCCGGCGACCCGCTGGCAGCATCAACGCGACCGCGGTTACAGTGACGTGCGGATCTGCACGTGGGACCGCGCCGGGCTGTTCAGCCACATTGCCGGCGCCCTGAGCGCCACGGGCTTGAACATCCTCCGCGCACAGGTGTTCACCCGCAAGGACGGCATCGTGCTCGACGTGTTTTCCGTCACTGACGGCCGCACCGGCTCCCTCGCCGACCCGGAACAAACCGAGGAATTTGACGACCTGCTGGGCCGCGTGCTCACCACGGCGGATTTCGACCTCACCGCGCTGATTGCCAAACAGCGCCGGGCCCGGACGCTTTACCAGGATTACAGCGGCGAACCCATCGTCACCCAGATCACCCTCGACAACGAGGCGTCGGCCGAACGCTCGCTGATCGACATCGAAACCGAGGACACCATCGGCCTGCTGCACGGCATTTCCCAGGCGATGGCCGAATTGAAGCTCAACATCTCCTCGGCGCGGATCAGCACCGAAAAGGGGGCGGCCATTGACAGCTTTTACGTGCGGGAAGCCGACGGCAAAAAGATTGCGGCCGGGGAGCGCTGGGAGGCCATTGAACGCAACCTGCGCCGGGCCATCGAAAAACTGGAACGCCGCTAA
- a CDS encoding diheme cytochrome c-553 — protein sequence MKPIQLIVLAGLVAVSSLLLFGASQPQPSAAVTEARVARGKYLVQYGGCNDCHTPLKMTDQGPVPDFSRMLSGHPEGTKLPPPELKQGPWFAATAGMTAWAGPWGISYAANLTPDKNTGLGIWTEAMFVKAMRTGKHMGDGRGILPPMPWRAVAGLSDDDIKAVFAYLRTIPAITNHVPHPIGPHDEVTFE from the coding sequence ATGAAACCCATTCAACTCATCGTGCTGGCCGGACTTGTGGCCGTCTCCTCGCTGCTCCTGTTCGGCGCCAGCCAGCCCCAGCCCTCGGCCGCCGTTACGGAGGCGCGCGTGGCCCGGGGCAAATACCTCGTGCAATACGGCGGCTGCAATGACTGCCACACGCCGCTCAAGATGACCGACCAGGGGCCCGTGCCGGATTTCAGCCGCATGCTTTCGGGCCATCCGGAAGGCACCAAGCTGCCGCCGCCGGAGTTGAAGCAAGGTCCATGGTTCGCCGCGACGGCGGGCATGACCGCGTGGGCCGGACCGTGGGGCATCAGTTATGCCGCCAACCTCACGCCGGACAAGAATACCGGGCTGGGCATCTGGACGGAGGCGATGTTTGTGAAGGCGATGCGCACCGGCAAACACATGGGCGACGGGCGCGGAATCCTGCCGCCCATGCCGTGGCGCGCCGTGGCCGGTTTGAGCGATGACGACATCAAGGCCGTGTTTGCCTACCTGCGAACCATTCCGGCGATCACCAATCACGTGCCGCATCCCATCGGACCGCACGACGAAGTCACCTTCGAGTGA
- the aat gene encoding leucyl/phenylalanyl-tRNA--protein transferase — protein MSPVLLDHRMQFPNPRLADAEGMVAFGGDLSADRLLLAYRSGIFPWTARPVTWWSPDPRGIIELDGFHVPRRLAQIIRQCPYKITVNRAFREVMAGCATPTPRRGQSWITPEFIAAYVALHERGHAHSVECWLGAELVGGVYGVHVGGLFAGESMFHRADNASKIALAHLVERLRERGFLLFDVQMVTPATAALGAGEIRRAEYLRRLARAVEAKCRFA, from the coding sequence ATGTCACCCGTCCTGCTCGATCACCGGATGCAATTCCCCAATCCGCGCCTGGCGGATGCCGAAGGGATGGTGGCTTTCGGCGGCGATTTGTCGGCGGACCGGTTGTTGCTCGCCTACCGCAGCGGGATTTTTCCGTGGACCGCGCGGCCGGTCACGTGGTGGTCGCCCGATCCGCGAGGCATCATCGAGCTGGACGGATTCCATGTCCCGCGCCGGCTCGCGCAAATCATCCGCCAGTGCCCTTACAAAATCACCGTGAACCGGGCCTTCCGGGAAGTGATGGCCGGCTGCGCCACGCCCACACCCCGCCGTGGCCAGTCGTGGATTACGCCCGAGTTCATCGCCGCCTACGTGGCGCTGCACGAGCGCGGTCACGCGCACAGCGTCGAATGCTGGCTGGGCGCGGAACTCGTCGGCGGCGTTTACGGCGTGCACGTGGGCGGTCTGTTCGCAGGTGAATCCATGTTCCATCGCGCCGACAACGCCTCGAAGATTGCGCTCGCCCACCTTGTGGAACGCCTGCGCGAACGGGGCTTCCTGCTGTTCGATGTGCAAATGGTCACCCCGGCCACCGCCGCGCTGGGCGCCGGAGAAATCCGCCGCGCGGAATACCTGCGCCGGCTGGCGCGCGCCGTCGAAGCGAAGTGCCGGTTTGCTTGA
- a CDS encoding family 16 glycoside hydrolase encodes MKNHLLSLALRRCCPLSVLGALLGFHFTAGAAPDPNWLDHDRDRPLPPVVNPGTASTPDKAGQPPSDAVVLFDGKDLSQWCDMDGKPTKWIVRDGYMECVRGSGFIRTLQNFGDCQLHVEWATPSPAHGEGQGRGNSGVFLGRDRYEVQVLDSYGNKTYADGSAGSVYGQYPPLVNVCRPPGEWQAYDILYTAPRFDAAGKLLSPTRLTVFQNGVLVQNNVELTGPTSWLERAPYSPHPEKQPLCLQDHGNPVRYRNIWVRELGKPGKKEFTLATDALDQYTGKYGGVEVARDGDQLVATVGGVKFVLFAESTTKFFAKTTDVQLEFKSVSGGKAQEVVWSVGEGANTAKRTN; translated from the coding sequence ATGAAGAACCACCTCTTGTCGTTGGCGCTCCGGCGCTGCTGTCCTTTGTCCGTGCTCGGCGCGCTGCTGGGTTTCCACTTCACGGCCGGCGCCGCGCCCGATCCCAACTGGCTGGATCATGATCGCGACCGGCCCTTGCCGCCGGTGGTCAACCCGGGCACGGCGAGCACGCCCGACAAGGCAGGCCAGCCGCCATCCGATGCCGTGGTGCTGTTCGATGGCAAGGACCTCTCACAGTGGTGCGACATGGACGGCAAGCCGACGAAATGGATCGTCCGCGACGGTTACATGGAATGCGTGCGCGGCAGCGGCTTCATTCGCACGCTGCAAAATTTCGGCGACTGCCAGCTCCATGTGGAATGGGCGACGCCGTCTCCCGCGCACGGCGAGGGCCAGGGCCGCGGCAACAGCGGCGTGTTCCTGGGCCGCGATCGTTACGAGGTGCAGGTGCTCGATTCCTACGGCAACAAGACCTACGCCGACGGCTCGGCTGGTTCGGTTTACGGCCAGTATCCGCCGCTCGTGAATGTCTGCCGGCCGCCCGGCGAATGGCAGGCCTACGACATCCTCTACACCGCGCCGCGCTTTGACGCCGCCGGCAAGCTGCTTTCGCCGACGCGCCTGACGGTGTTTCAAAACGGCGTGCTGGTGCAAAACAACGTGGAACTGACCGGCCCGACCAGCTGGCTTGAGCGGGCGCCCTACTCGCCGCACCCGGAAAAGCAGCCCCTCTGCCTCCAGGACCACGGCAACCCGGTTCGTTACCGCAACATCTGGGTGCGTGAACTGGGCAAGCCCGGCAAAAAGGAATTCACGCTCGCGACGGACGCGCTCGACCAATACACCGGCAAATACGGCGGCGTGGAAGTGGCGCGCGACGGCGACCAGCTCGTCGCCACCGTCGGCGGCGTGAAGTTCGTGCTGTTCGCCGAATCGACCACGAAGTTCTTCGCCAAGACCACCGACGTGCAGTTGGAGTTCAAATCCGTCTCGGGAGGCAAGGCCCAGGAAGTCGTCTGGTCCGTCGGTGAAGGCGCCAACACCGCCAAGCGCACCAACTGA
- a CDS encoding 4-alpha-glucanotransferase: protein MKVSFKLRFHTEFGQSLHLTGPHPWLGNDHPDHALPLQYHDAESWVGSLEIPTPEALPADGLAYHYLLREADGSIVSDWGTDRRLTRELCAQGDVLVVDAWNAAGFVENAFYTEPFKAVLLRERQTPFQTPAPANGTHTFKVKAPLLARGQTLCLLGSAAALGRWETTNPVLLNRMPGEDFLTATLALAGDALPLEYKYGVFDLERRFLLAYETGENRRLEEPAAPRRRVVVNDGFARLPAPDWKGAGVAIPVFSLRSESSFGVGEFADLKPLADWCAQTGLKLIQVLPVNDTTATHAWTDSYPYSAISAFALHPLYLNLAALATGRAKTWLRELEPERQRLNALPELDYVAVMQAKLAFLKRACTAQRAKTFQSAAYRKFFAENQPWLTPYAVFCCLRDKYGSADPRQWPAHQRCTPAEIAALADESAPDFDAVALHYFIQFHLHRQLQEAAEHAHARGVILKGDIAIGVSRYGADTWQAPELYDLSVQAGAPPDPFAEKGQNWSFPTYNWPRMMEDGFAWWRQRFAQMGHYFDAFRIDHILGFFRIWSIPAHAVEGIMGHFVPAIPVDLAEFAARGIPFDRARYLAPFITDAVLREMFGAGAEAVKATFLQPVAPGQFALRPEFATQRQVEEHFSERASVPPANRAVGQASCRSSAADELDESPDRQDACPTTEFAAAPTQDDQRLKLGLFELISNVLLFAADGDGGRQFHFRFHMEKTASFRALDAGTQARLRELYVDYFFRRQDGFWRTQAMQKLPGLKRATNMLICGEDLGLVPGCVPGVMKELGLLSLEIQRMPKTPDRAFARPAEAPYLSVVTPSTHDMSTLRGWWAEDAQLTQRFFNEELGRAGAAPADCSGELNEAIIRQHLASPAMWSIFQLQDLLGMDESLRREDPHAERINVPANPRHYWRYRMHLTTETLRAAGGFNARLRALVEHYGRA, encoded by the coding sequence ATGAAGGTGAGTTTCAAGCTGCGGTTCCACACCGAATTCGGGCAATCCCTGCACCTCACCGGTCCGCATCCCTGGCTCGGCAACGACCACCCGGACCACGCCCTGCCGTTGCAGTATCACGACGCGGAAAGCTGGGTCGGTTCCCTCGAAATCCCCACTCCCGAGGCCCTGCCCGCCGACGGTCTGGCCTATCATTACCTCCTCCGGGAAGCCGACGGTTCCATCGTCAGCGACTGGGGCACGGATCGCCGGCTCACGCGGGAACTGTGCGCACAGGGCGACGTGTTGGTGGTGGATGCCTGGAACGCCGCTGGCTTCGTCGAAAACGCCTTCTACACCGAACCGTTCAAGGCCGTGCTTTTGCGCGAGCGGCAAACCCCGTTCCAGACGCCCGCGCCGGCCAACGGCACGCATACCTTCAAGGTGAAGGCCCCGCTGCTGGCGCGCGGCCAGACGTTGTGCCTGCTCGGCAGTGCCGCCGCGCTCGGCCGTTGGGAAACCACGAATCCCGTTCTGCTCAACCGGATGCCCGGCGAGGACTTTTTGACGGCGACCCTCGCCCTCGCGGGCGATGCGTTGCCGCTCGAATACAAATACGGCGTGTTCGATCTGGAACGGCGGTTTCTGCTGGCTTACGAAACGGGCGAAAACCGCCGACTCGAAGAGCCTGCCGCGCCGCGGCGCCGGGTGGTCGTGAATGACGGCTTCGCGCGGCTGCCCGCCCCAGACTGGAAGGGCGCTGGCGTCGCCATCCCGGTGTTCAGCCTGCGCAGCGAAAGCAGTTTTGGCGTGGGCGAATTCGCAGATCTCAAACCGCTCGCCGACTGGTGCGCCCAGACCGGCCTGAAACTGATCCAGGTCCTGCCGGTCAACGACACGACCGCCACGCATGCGTGGACGGATTCGTATCCGTATTCGGCGATTTCGGCCTTCGCACTGCATCCGCTTTACCTGAACCTCGCGGCGCTGGCCACGGGCCGGGCCAAAACCTGGTTGCGCGAGCTCGAACCGGAGCGCCAGCGGCTCAACGCCCTGCCCGAGCTGGATTACGTCGCCGTCATGCAGGCCAAGCTGGCGTTCCTGAAAAGGGCCTGCACCGCGCAACGCGCCAAAACGTTTCAAAGCGCGGCGTATCGAAAATTCTTCGCCGAAAACCAGCCCTGGCTGACGCCTTACGCCGTGTTCTGTTGTCTGCGCGACAAATACGGTTCGGCCGATCCGCGGCAATGGCCGGCACACCAGCGTTGCACGCCCGCGGAGATTGCCGCGCTCGCGGACGAAAGTGCGCCGGACTTCGACGCCGTGGCGTTGCATTACTTCATCCAGTTTCACCTGCACCGGCAGTTGCAGGAGGCCGCCGAGCATGCCCACGCGCGCGGCGTGATTCTGAAGGGCGACATTGCGATTGGCGTCTCGCGTTACGGGGCGGATACCTGGCAGGCGCCGGAACTTTACGATCTCAGCGTCCAGGCGGGCGCGCCGCCCGATCCGTTCGCAGAAAAAGGTCAGAACTGGAGTTTCCCCACCTACAACTGGCCGCGCATGATGGAGGATGGGTTTGCGTGGTGGCGCCAGCGGTTCGCCCAGATGGGCCACTACTTCGACGCGTTCCGCATCGACCACATCCTCGGCTTCTTTCGCATCTGGAGCATTCCCGCGCACGCCGTGGAAGGCATCATGGGGCATTTCGTGCCGGCGATTCCCGTGGACCTCGCCGAATTCGCGGCCCGCGGGATTCCCTTCGATCGCGCCCGTTATCTCGCACCGTTCATCACCGACGCCGTGCTGCGGGAAATGTTCGGTGCCGGGGCGGAGGCGGTCAAAGCCACGTTCCTCCAGCCGGTGGCGCCCGGGCAATTCGCGTTGCGCCCGGAATTCGCCACGCAGCGGCAGGTGGAGGAGCATTTCAGCGAACGCGCCTCCGTGCCTCCCGCGAACCGGGCAGTGGGACAGGCATCCTGCCGGTCCAGTGCGGCGGATGAATTGGATGAGTCACCGGACAGGCAGGATGCCTGTCCCACTACGGAATTCGCCGCGGCCCCAACCCAGGACGATCAACGCCTCAAACTCGGCCTCTTCGAACTCATCAGCAACGTGCTGCTGTTCGCGGCGGACGGCGACGGCGGACGGCAGTTTCATTTTCGGTTTCACATGGAGAAGACCGCCTCGTTCCGCGCCCTGGATGCCGGCACGCAGGCGCGGTTGCGCGAGCTGTATGTGGATTACTTTTTCCGCCGGCAGGATGGGTTCTGGCGGACGCAGGCCATGCAGAAGCTGCCAGGGTTGAAGCGCGCCACCAACATGCTCATCTGCGGCGAAGACCTCGGGCTCGTGCCCGGCTGCGTGCCCGGCGTGATGAAGGAACTCGGCCTCCTCAGCCTCGAAATCCAGCGCATGCCCAAAACTCCGGACCGGGCCTTCGCGCGTCCCGCGGAGGCGCCCTACCTCAGCGTGGTCACGCCCTCGACGCACGACATGAGCACCCTGCGCGGCTGGTGGGCCGAGGATGCGCAACTGACGCAACGTTTCTTCAATGAGGAACTCGGACGGGCGGGCGCCGCGCCGGCAGATTGTTCCGGCGAATTGAACGAGGCCATCATCCGCCAGCATCTCGCATCGCCGGCCATGTGGAGCATTTTTCAATTGCAGGACTTGCTGGGCATGGACGAATCGTTGCGCCGTGAGGATCCGCACGCCGAGCGCATCAATGTGCCCGCCAATCCGCGGCATTACTGGCGCTACCGGATGCATCTGACCACCGAAACACTGCGCGCCGCCGGGGGCTTCAACGCCCGGCTGCGCGCGCTGGTCGAACACTACGGACGCGCGTGA
- a CDS encoding response regulator transcription factor: protein MKKILVIEDEPEMRRNLTTVLRLEQFQPLAAENGVVGVALARQEQPDLILCDVMMPELDGYGVLTALRTEAATAAVPFIFLTAKGERPDVRAGMNLGADDYLTKPVAKAELLAAIHSRLARATHQGTAAFRPNFDSARPLEESLGLTPRAAETLLWLTQGKTNAEIAVILGNSESTVKKHVLEIFAKLAVETRTAASLRALEVLASPAARR from the coding sequence ATGAAGAAAATCCTCGTCATCGAAGACGAACCGGAAATGCGCCGCAACCTGACCACGGTGTTGCGGCTCGAACAATTTCAGCCGCTGGCCGCCGAGAACGGCGTCGTGGGCGTGGCGCTCGCACGGCAGGAACAGCCCGATCTGATTCTGTGCGACGTGATGATGCCGGAGCTCGACGGTTACGGCGTCCTCACCGCGCTGCGGACCGAGGCGGCCACGGCAGCCGTTCCGTTCATTTTTCTCACGGCCAAAGGCGAGCGCCCGGACGTCCGCGCCGGCATGAACCTGGGCGCCGACGATTACCTGACCAAGCCCGTGGCCAAGGCGGAATTGCTTGCGGCCATCCACTCGCGCCTCGCACGTGCAACACACCAGGGCACCGCCGCATTCAGGCCCAACTTTGACTCCGCCAGGCCGCTGGAAGAATCACTCGGGCTCACGCCGCGAGCTGCGGAGACGTTGCTGTGGTTGACCCAGGGCAAGACCAACGCGGAAATCGCCGTCATCCTGGGCAACAGCGAATCAACCGTTAAGAAGCACGTGCTCGAAATCTTCGCGAAGCTCGCCGTCGAGACACGCACTGCCGCCAGCCTGCGCGCGCTGGAAGTGCTGGCTTCGCCCGCGGCCCGGCGCTGA
- a CDS encoding DUF2752 domain-containing protein has translation MTHAGPVQRTPSAEWRGFQRAQPASVFWLGKHCVVAAWLGLTLAVLSPPHGSGVALCWVETATGVPCPGCGLTRSLSCGVRGLFAASWHYHPMGLLILGLFLFTAAQSLLPAVVRRRLAGFVEARARLFNTLYLAFVAVFVGFGVARALVHLGAAWLRA, from the coding sequence ATGACGCATGCCGGTCCAGTTCAACGGACGCCCTCCGCGGAGTGGCGGGGATTCCAGCGCGCGCAACCCGCGTCGGTGTTCTGGCTGGGGAAACACTGTGTCGTGGCCGCGTGGCTTGGGTTGACGTTGGCGGTGCTCTCGCCGCCGCACGGTTCGGGCGTGGCCCTGTGCTGGGTGGAAACGGCCACGGGCGTCCCGTGTCCCGGCTGCGGCCTGACGCGGAGCCTGAGTTGCGGCGTCCGGGGCCTGTTTGCGGCGAGCTGGCACTATCACCCCATGGGCCTGCTCATCCTCGGATTGTTTCTGTTCACCGCCGCGCAAAGCCTGCTGCCCGCCGTCGTGCGCCGACGGCTGGCAGGGTTTGTCGAGGCGCGGGCGCGCCTCTTCAACACGCTTTATCTCGCGTTCGTGGCGGTGTTCGTTGGCTTTGGTGTCGCGCGGGCGCTGGTGCACCTCGGCGCGGCCTGGCTGCGGGCCTGA
- a CDS encoding DUF3106 domain-containing protein — protein sequence MHYGNPSVRRWTGLVALALCLTATVTPAASTNAPTNASASTTTPPVTLAPSPVQVFRELLLKTPEEREELLSLRPPGMREPLEAKIKEYLALSPEERELRLQATELRHYLLQLMPVPATNRPPLLAQIPEPMRAVVTSRLETWNLFPPAMQDEMLENEQMVRYFTQLRGADATQREAILAGLSPAQQARVKSELARWQSLSDKDRSAIFTQLNQFFDLNPSERETALRKLSDPEREAMEQTLTAFGHLTPQQRAVCIAAFEKFANMTLPERQLFLKQADAWQRMTPSERERWRELVTRVPDWPPLPPGMLPLPAAAQLHPVPASGGSTNP from the coding sequence ATGCATTACGGAAACCCCAGTGTGCGGCGTTGGACGGGGCTGGTGGCTCTGGCGCTTTGCCTGACGGCCACGGTCACGCCGGCGGCATCCACAAATGCCCCAACAAATGCCTCAGCGTCCACAACGACCCCGCCCGTCACGCTGGCGCCTTCTCCGGTGCAAGTGTTCCGTGAACTGCTGCTCAAGACGCCCGAAGAACGCGAGGAGTTGCTGTCCTTGCGCCCGCCCGGCATGCGCGAACCCTTGGAGGCCAAGATCAAGGAATACCTTGCGTTGTCTCCGGAAGAACGGGAGCTGCGTTTGCAGGCCACCGAACTCCGGCATTATTTGCTGCAACTGATGCCGGTCCCCGCGACCAACCGCCCACCCTTGCTCGCGCAAATCCCCGAGCCGATGCGGGCGGTTGTGACGTCCCGCTTGGAGACGTGGAATTTGTTTCCGCCGGCCATGCAGGATGAAATGCTCGAAAACGAGCAGATGGTGCGCTACTTCACCCAGTTGCGCGGGGCGGACGCCACGCAACGCGAGGCCATTCTGGCCGGCCTGTCGCCGGCGCAGCAGGCCCGGGTCAAATCCGAGCTGGCACGCTGGCAATCGCTGTCGGACAAGGACCGGTCCGCCATTTTCACGCAGCTCAATCAGTTTTTTGACCTGAACCCGTCCGAACGCGAAACCGCGCTGCGCAAGTTGTCCGACCCCGAACGGGAAGCCATGGAGCAAACGCTGACGGCGTTTGGCCACCTGACGCCGCAGCAACGCGCGGTCTGCATTGCCGCGTTCGAGAAGTTTGCGAACATGACGCTCCCCGAACGGCAGCTCTTTTTGAAACAGGCCGACGCCTGGCAGCGCATGACGCCGTCGGAGCGCGAGCGCTGGCGGGAACTGGTGACGCGGGTGCCGGACTGGCCGCCGTTGCCGCCGGGCATGCTGCCCTTGCCGGCCGCGGCCCAACTGCATCCCGTGCCCGCCTCGGGTGGCTCGACGAACCCGTAA